atatacCCATGAATTCGGTCTCGGGGGGAACACTTTCCTTATCGTCAGAATCAGAAATCCTCTTCTTTAAGACAGGTTCATCGTCCGGGTCCTCAAGGATGTCCTCAGACCCCTCAGAGGATAAGTCCGCATCAGGTCCACGTATGGCAGAGCTAGGAATGGAAGAAGGGGTAACTACTAAAGAAGAACCATCCTTCACAGCCTGAGATAGAACTGCGAAGGGGTCACGGGTGGAGATGACAAGGGGTGTGACAGGAGAAGCAACCTCAGTCTGAACAGTAACAGGAGGAGTGGCCACCTCTTGGGGAGTAAGTGTCTCGGCAGGAATGGGAGTGGCCTCACTAACCTTCCCAATTGAGTACCCTCATCTATGGGTACTGGCTCAGTGGGAAGGGTAGAAGCCTCAGCAGGAACTCCATGTGCAGCAGCAGAAGGGGCAGGTGTTGCAAATACTACGTCAGTCCCATAAAAAAAGCCTCCCATGGGTGCACCCATAGAGGCAAAAAGCTCTTCAGCTATGGGGTGATATATAGAAAGAGGCTCGGGCTCATCCTAGAAGATGTAAGGAAAAAGATATGAAGGTCAAAGGGACTTTTAGGCGGATGAGACAAACAAAAGCATGTGCCAAATGAAACAcgtgcacaaaaaaaaaaaaaaaaagagagggaagaagaaaagaaaggagatgTACCTCAAACTCAGGCTCATCAAGCAAAATGGGACGGGTGACTAATGTATCTTCCTTATGCTTagactgcaaaaaaaaaagaaaaaaaaaaggaacaaaagataAGGTTAAAGAGAGAAGTCAGCAAACATGTCAAGATTAGCTACAGGAAAGTCAAAAGTATATAAAAGACAAAGCAAAATTGGAGATAACTTACTCTCTGCTCAGCAGCAAACGTAGGGTGAAGGGTTGTCTTTCTCTTGCTACCTCGTGTTTTGTTGGAAGGGGGAGCATTTGTAGATGGTCGTGGCGTAGCAAGTTTGAACTTGCTTGCAGATTTAAGCTTGGCAGGACCCTTCTTACTCGACGCAGAAAGATTCGTAACTCAACTTTCTTCTCCCAACCCAGAGGATAATCATCGGCGTGCTAATGCCACCCTTTTTTCTCCTCATCCCACTCAAAGATAGCAGACCGATTCTGCTTCCTGGCATATGCTAACACAAACTTGGAGGGCAAATGCAACTGAGGATTAGCCGAGATAATTGCGCTAAGCCCATAAGGAGGAACGAGGGAGAAACTACGACTACCCACCAACTCTTGTTCAAACGAAGTCATCACCGCCTGCCGATATCCATGCATGGCAGGGGTACAAAGACCCTCCCTCAGTGAGCCCGAAATGGTAACTGCAGTAAAATGCTGACTCAAAAATTCAAAGGCAGTGGGCCGCAGAAAGGGTTGGACGGAAGTAGGGGACTccataagaaaagaaaggtcaTCAGGAATGTCCTGGTCTAGTCCGAACTGCCTTCTCACCCGGTTGGTAGGATAATGAACAAACCTAATTCCTTCGTCGGCCAAATAAGGCAACCACCCAGCATTGGTGGCCGTCAAGTAAGTAATCCCGGTCTCATCAAAATCGGTCAAGGGGATGGTAGTCCCGGCGGTGTCAACGAACAAACCCATAGCAGAATCTACACATGTATAACCCGTGCACAATTTTCTGTAAGCCCTCCAAGAAAATCCGACACCTTGATTAAATGATTCAATAGCAGAATGGTCAATTGGCTTCAAGCCGACCTAACGAAAAGCTAGTGGAAAGTCTGACTTAAATCTATCGCAAAAATCAGTAATGGCTTGCAGACACGACTGATACTTTTCTTTAGCGAAGAGAAGGGGCCTACACTTCGACAAATGCTTAGCACAACGCTCGTACAATAGGTGCTGCAAAATAGTACTATGAACTGAGGAGGTGACTATGTGGCAGGAGCCTGCCTGGCTCTCGTCGCTCTGCAGGATGTCTAATTGAACATACAAATACCCCAAGAACATAGGAGCCAATAGCAGACTAATCCTAACAGAAATCTTGATAGCTAAACAGAAATATAAAGGCTTCACGGCGTAATGGGGGTGAgacctaaaaaaaaacttgcaaagCCAAAACACAACAAAGGCCGTATGACGGGCATCCATAGAGAATTTAGAAGAAGAACTAACCCAATAAGACAACTTGGCATTCTTGCTCATCCCCTTCTTCAACTCAGCCTCCACGGCCTCTTCCTCCGAGGAAAGCTCTATGGTAGCAGGATCAATGTTGCCAAGGATAGGCAAGAGTAACTGGTTGGCTACATCTTCTAAGGTCACGGTGACCTCACCGtaggagaagaagaaggtatGGGTGGTCGTACACCACCGGCGGACCAAGTGACAAAGGTTGAAGAGGTCCCCAAAGTTGGATAAGCAGCGGGACAAAACGATGGCCTTCAAAACACTGGTTCGCTGTAACAACCCTATGAAGCCAGTGTCGGATAACTCATTGTCCACCCATTCCCTCCAACCCAAGGCGGTACCCGATCCAAACTCAAAATGAATAGGCATCGGGAGTGAAATGCCCTGGCGAATGACAAAATCGGGGATCGAAGAGGCTAACGGGACCCAAGAAACGTCCGTATTTTGCCTGCAAAGAGCGAGCCACACACGGCCCGATGGCAGCGGCGTATAATCGCAGGGAATCTTTAGGAAATGGGGATGGCTATCGTACCAGGGATTAATAAGTGGAGCGCACTCACTGTTCGGAGCACGCTGCGCTTCTTCCTTGTCGGAATGGTCCAACTCGGAGTACACGGCCTCCTCGCCTACGTTACGTGCGGCGGGAGGATTGGAGATAACTTCTTTTCGTTTATAGTGGGAGGAGCTTTGGCTTTTCACCGGCATCATGGTACAGGAATTTGATAGAAGAAAACAGATGGGGATGTTTGAGGAAGAGGAAGTGGTGAAGAAAGGGAAAACGGATAGAGATTTTTGGAAAGGAAGAAGGAGTTTGTGTTTGGGTTACGAAGGGATTCCCTCTTAAATACCCAGGTCATTAATGCCGGCACAAAAGGAGGTGACAGGTCAACCATCAAAAAGAggatgaaattaatgaaacgACGGCTGTGTTTCAAAATAACTGCTAAACTGGGAAATTCGAAGAGACAACACTATTCATGgcagaaatatatatatatgtatatatatgtatgtgtaagGTAGGGACCACTATTCAAAAGGCCCGCGAAGGAAAAGAAGATGGAAAGACAGAAAGGGCAGGGAAGTCTTTTATTCACATATGAACCGCAGGAACGCTTCATATGTtcagggggctaaatgttgatgGTTATTTTGGAAATCCAAGTGGAAAGGAGAAGCCTAGCAACACGGACAAAAAAGAGTTGGTAAATGGATAGAAAACCCATTAAGCCCAAGCGGCgagaataatggatcacaggcctaTGAGATAGACAAATGGGCCTTGAAGGGGTAAATGAGTTTAAAAGAGCTcggaaatagagaaaaaaaaaaaccataggcagtatatgatgtggaaaagtgagaatgggtcacggcaggcccaaagtaatgaaaacaaagaaagtaaggggttgatggcaagccTATGAGCCCCAAGGATGAGGGATAATAcattgggccagggaagcccaaaGAATTCAGTAAAAGCCTAGGGGAATGCAAAGATAAGAAAAATGGCtaaggaagcccaaggaaagcaaatgggccaaggacgcctaagagaaaacaaatgggacacgGGAGCCCGCCAgtgatgtaataaaataacCAATGGTCGTACTAGGCCATTGGAAGAAGAATATAACGGCAGGCCCAAAGAGGCCCAACATGATTGAGGCAAATAACTTCGTAGTAGGAATGATAGAGTGGTATGGCAGGAGATGGTAGCAGAAAAAGGGTAGGCTGAAGAAAGGCAAAGCCTACCATCAAGCAAGGCCCAGCCCCTAAGTGGGGTAAGCCACAAAAGAAAGGGAAACCAGAAAATagtcaaaaaaatagaaggtaGACTGTTTAGGCCAACCACGACAAGCATATGAGCAAcaggcagattttggacatacatggaAGAGAGGCACATGCAGGGCCCAAACCTCACCAGCCTATGCCCAACCAATATAGGACacggtgaggtcatgggttagaggtaagagggcatggtttggggttggggagaggggaaaaaccTATTCTAAGATTCCCACTCGGGCTTTTTTGGGGAAAGTGTCTTGCTGGGATgacagaccacccaaaagaagcaaagcTGAGTTGgaatcactaggtgcatgctatgagggatagggagagagaagacaCCCACACCATAGGAAgaaagggtgccacggcagataaacaaacaaaatagttttcttttgtctgGTGATGGGGAGTGGCACACAGACGGACCAGTGGTAGTAGGcaagtacacccagaccagacaaaggtagttaagggctaaaatagtaaaaccCGGTCACGACAGGTACTATAAAAAGAGGCCCTTGCCGTGTAAGGGGGGGACACTAGCACCACGATATAGGAACTTGAAAAACCAGAGAATAGAAAACAAGtattgagaaaaaagataagaaaagggaatattagaagagaaggaaagaaaaagaaagagagttagAGTGGCAGACATacaccaataggttgattccctctctccctcccAAAGTCCTGCTCTTTGCCAGAAACAAAGAATTCTCTTGTACACCAGCCATTCATGTCCGTTTctctcaaagtgattaatttccatgGCAGGATTTCCCAAGGAGATTATTCACGTTGAGAAGAGACGTTCTTCCCTCTCTGGTTTTGGTCCCGCGGAtcagatttgatttgatttctttcttcttttgattaaCCCATATACTACCCACTTATTCCCCttacttttctttataaaaaataattgttgatAAACTGTGATTATCTTTTCTTGATTAGGGATTCACTATTAACTTTAATTAAGAAGTCAAAATACTTTCTTTCgtcttattattatcatatctgTCTACCACGACTCATCTAAAACAGCTCTACCTGCCGTAAGCACGCTCTTGGTGAACGAGGCATaatttgtgcacaaaccggaccaaattgagttgcagcTAGATcggtctcaactcccttactcagaatatTTGGGTCCAGTATCACAGGAGGTAGCCTAGAATAATATAaccaaaaaggcccactacaaaGATCTACCTTCTGATTTGGACGTTGTGTTCcgctttaatttttattattattattaagtcagAGTATAATGAAATGCAGAAATAGATTTGATGTAAGATTATTATATTAGTATTATACTATAAGATCAAAATTACGAGGCCTTTTTATTAATTTGGGCAATTTAGGCCCAAAAAAAGGTTGCCCCTCCTGAGTTTGTGGTCTTGTGGGACTTGATTCTTTTTGATGATTTGTTGGGCTAGAAAACCCAATACTATATAGTGTAGTCGATTGATCCCATTGGGCTTGGGGTTCCCATGGCATGTCCTATTTGCAGGATTGGGCTTTAGAGCCAATTTCATGAAGGCCCAAAACACGGTGTATCGAACAAGAATGCTTCAATGGAGGCATAAAATTTTTGGGCAAATTTTAATGTATGTTAATATCAAATAGGGTCGGTTTAAGggtcacttaaaaaaaatttaatactatttttatagaaaatataaaaagtagtctaaaacttaattagtatcttttcttttcttataatttttttttttaaattatttcctAAACTAATGTTTTAAGGTATTCGATAAATTTTTCCTATCAAAATATGCATATAGAGCTGCAAACTATAAATGAAAACCCCAATTCTctctgaaattttattaattattattttttaatgaatcagagAATAAATTCAATACCAAAGAAATAAGAACACAGTTTTCTACGTCCCTGGAGTGGTGCATATCAGCAGCACCATAGAAACCAAGCAGggaatatttatttatcatttagtACATAAACTGCAAATATTTAATCATTTACCAACAATCAGCTTTGTGCGGATACGGGTCTCAACCCAAGACTCTCTCAAGCCAAGATGGGCCAtcaataaccaaacaaaagtaAGAAGCTCACCCCCTTTACTTAGTTGTTGGACATGGCCATTTCCTCTGCTACGACTCGCAGCATATGACAACAATTCCACCCACACTTTGCTTGTTACCTCCCATTTCTGTGTGCCCAATTTTTTCAGCTCTTTTGCCAATGTGCTTGCATCAAACAGTGCAGACTTAGATATATTTCCCTTCACATGAGCAGGTTTGAAACGTGTGCCTACCTCAAGAATTTTTTCACAGTCCACTGCTAACGGTCTCCGTCCGCGTTGGCTAAAGAATCTTTGTGCTTCGGCCAATGTATCCCTGAACCTTTGTTTCGCAATGCCTGACACTTCCGACATCAAAACTGGTTGTTGATATAAAAGATACATCATGTAATCTGAGAGGCACTTACTCAACTTACGAGCATTATAATAGTCACAATCCAAAATTATGTGACTGTGTTCAACTTCATCGGTGTTGTAGCAGAGTTCAGTAGCAATGTGCCACAACAGAAGGCTTTCATCATAAGCAACATCCTTGACATAAGACATTAATTCACTGTACTCGTAGTAACAATCCTCGAGGACCCATGCACCTCTAGCTGAGCTTATTCTTTTGGCTTCTTCTGGATCATCCACATGTCTAGATTTCTCTAACAGCTCGTCGAAGATAAATTGCCATAGTTTCCGAGTCAATGGTTCGACACTCCCATTACACATCAGAATAATGTCAATTTTCTTCTGTTCTATAAAATCCTTAATGTGCATATATTTAAGTACCTTTGTGATCATAATTCTGAACTCACTTTCTGAACCACTTTCTTGGCAACAAAACTCTATAAAGTTGAATTGTGAGAGAGATTCAGACCACCTTTTAGATATTATTGGTGTACTTGCAATTTCCTCCCTCCTGTGATCTGATTGCATCCATCTTGACTTCTTCAGCTGAAGTAATATCTTCAAGACTCGAATGACATATCTCGTAGACTTAAAACAGGAACCAATAGTCCAGTCAGAGAACATCCATATGAGGTAAATAACCATATCCAGGCCTAAGACACCAAAGAACAAGGTGTAGGTCAGTCTCACATCGAAGCTCTTGAGACCATGCTTGTCTTCTTTATGGAAAAGTGACAAGGCTGCAACAACTAACCCAAAGGATATACACCGAACCAATTGTCCTAAGTTGGAATTTGCCACCACCACCTTGGTATGGAGAAGATCGTAAAATAAGTTGAGTTCGATCTCTAATATTCTCAACGTTTCGTTTGGATCCCTTCTGGAGAAGAAATTTCGACTCTCCCCATGCTCACGGGAGCTAAACATGAGATTGACAATCAATCCTCTATACATATTTGCAAACCTATGAGCATACAGCAGATATTCCATGTCAGTCAAAGCGCCCTCTTTGACATTACAAGCGAGGTAGTCCTGGGATTTCTTCTCATCGGAAAGTACAAATTGTACAGGAACATTGCTCGCTTCATAGTGCGAGTATGTTCTCATTAATCTCTCATAGTCGGGCCCCGGATTCGGTTCTTTAAGTACGGATGTTCCAAAACTATCCGAACTTGCAAGATACAACGCAATCGTCCTCTCAGAATACTTGATGGTTCCAGCAAGCAGCAAAAGAAGTGTTGGTATCCATAGTCTGTTTTGATGAACTGATTGAATAAACACAAAACCAGTGGTGGAGAGTTGGAGAATAAGCCAAATCAAGTGCCTAAGCCACAACTCATTATCCTGCACAGCGAAAGAAGTTATTCCATCCTGCCCACCAACCATTAATAATAGGAAAGGTGCCCATAACACCAGAAGAAAACCAGTATCGTCCACTTTGTCAGGCCCAGAATTATATTTCTCTTCACTGTCAAAGACTAGTCCAACAGCGAAGCTAGCAGCCCAGTCAGCCAGAAGGTAAGCTGTCCAGATTGTGAAAGTTACCcacttttttgttgttttctttctcaGGGAAGCtgtaaaaagcaaaaaaatctGAAGAAAGAGGCTCAAGAGAACAAAGCTCCTGATATTCCATTTATCCCATAATTTCTTGATGTCTTTATAGCTAAGGATTATATTCTCCTTGTGGTTATTTCCCTGTATGTAAAGCAATCTTTGTTATTGCCCTCCACAAAactaacttaaaaataaattattgtcaAAGTTTGCAGCACGATCTACAAATGCAAATTTTGTTAGTTTATATCtaatatctaaaaaattaattagaatacttttttagatataaaaatgcaaaattttgtagCACGATATACAAATGCAGAGTTTCtaagtgcatttttttttagtatctaACTAGTAAAAGGGGAAAATTGAGAgaatattcaataaaatatctCACATTATGGCAAATGGTGTAAGTTAAattgaaagaatatttaaattttgcacAAATTTATAGTCCTACAACTAAAATCTTCTATTTTATTacttaactaaaatttattaaaataatctaatctaatatatattctattttgaaaatatattctattgtttaatttcaattatattaataaaattttattctatacaatttttagtttttacctaATTGGTTCACCACTCGATCATGTAGCTAGATCCTTTTTttaagaatgtttttttttttttcaacaatgaTCTTTATTTAACAATATTCATCTTAcgtctttaaattttattccatGAATTTGTGTAATACttgtgttatatttatttttatttttcatccctattttatttaagtttttctaGCAATATTATTGGTATTTTCAAGAATAACtgaaacatataaaatatttcaagttTATATTGTGCAATGTtattttggagataaaaatttaatcatatataatttataatagtaAGTCAAAACTAAAAATCTCATATTGGTACAAACCTTATCAAACCAAAATTGAGTATCAATACCTTATTAGGCATTCATATATAGATTCCAAAACATTATGGGGGgtgtttggtaatattgttctagtaatgttatttgtattttttggaaatacgtgtgggtgaaaaagtgtgtggaaatatatgtaatgttgtttaaatactaaaaactgtTGTTCCAGTTACATTACCAAACAGCAAGAATCTAAATTCTAGATAGCTTAGTGATTCCCTTCCAAATGGCATAATAggataacaaaaacaaaatttatactaCTTGATAACTCTTTTTCTCAACAATATTTTGTTAAACCCACTATTTGATTAagtgttttttcattttattttattttttatattgcaaTAGTTACAATAGGGGAGGGAAGAATTTAACTCTTATCTTAGTTGAAAATACTAAGAGGTGTCAATTGAATTATAAGGTTAtttgcacaatttttttcatgtaaTTAACTATTATGCTCACCAAATATTAAGTTGATTGTGCATTCAAAGCTCTCTTATCTATAAGTGTtgaaaataatagttttttcaattcttaaatatgctaaattatctataaaaaatacaatatgcTATAcaaataaacttatagatttaatagtaaacaaaattataatatgaaaattttcGCTCTAGGAAACAACAAGTTGTAGACATTCTCTAGATTATATAGAGACATAATAAATTCTATTTGAGGGTTTTGATATTTTCTAATTTACATTCATGAACTTATATGTAAAGACATGTGAcacaaactaagagagtaataAGTGAAAGGACACTTAACATGAAATTAGAAGGATATATACTTGACACTAAATTGAAATGCAATTATAgtctaatttcaattttttattgctcttccactttaatatattatatagagataaaattattgttaaatttggTGCGTCCGAGTCACCTatcaattaaccaaaaaaaaaaaaagtttgacaaaataatgttttaataaaaaattaatcaagttgTGTAACTTTTATTATGGTCCAACAATGTAACTTGAACCAAACtgtttgaaaataatatatcacaaaaatatattgttaactCAAGtgtgaattttattaattaccTTTAACTCAAGTGACATCTTTTCaccaagagtcttgtagtttAATGGAAAAGTCCGTTCTCTTTGATTAAGAGAATTAGGGTTTGAAGCCcctttcttaaaaataaaagccaAAGGGTGACACCATGAGTTTAAAACTCACTAGTTGTGtgtaattatcaattaaaaaatgcaAATGCAAGTTAACAACTAAATAGCCCCAATAGTAATGCATTTAACATCTATATCACAATGTTGTGGAAGCGATAATCAATACTTACAGGTACAAGAATCCAATTCATTCTTTGAAACATCTCTAGTGAGTTTCTAAGTTAGCTTCAGTTTCTCAATTAACTTGGTGGGCATTTATAACTTCAACTATATATAAAACTACTAGAGGAATGTTACCTttcttgattaaaaaaatgccccattatttttatcaaattatggTTATGCCATTGTACATGCAAGAATATCTtctcaaacacaaaataaaaaggaaaagaaaaagataagaaagtgGGAAGGTATTTATGCTTGTAGTCCTAGATTGATATGCCATTGTATAAGAATTGGATAAATGTGTGAAGCGTAAGTGTCTGCCCAATCTCACATTAATTGTTTATACACTAAGTCAAAGAAGGTTATATATGTGATTATGTGTATTGAGCTATGTGAAACTCAGTCTGCATTTAATCCATATTATGACCTAATCTAATATAAAAGTGTTATGGTTTTTtaatgagagtttttttttaggCTTAGTTCATGAGCGCTCCGACTTGTGTTGCAAATTTTTtggcttgttttaggccattgTGAATTCACTATGTGGGATAtatttagttgatttttttattttattttattttattttttatatgttataaaTTGATAGTTAAACAAGGGTAAGAGGGATTCACATTGGACATCTCCGTTGGAAATATGAGGAGAtgccagttgagctacaaaGATCTTGGCTAATTTATATTATCTTAGATTAAGtggaattttaaaatatattcttaAACATATGATTTTAATGAGTAAGTCACTGGATATTTTGGTCATAGATTTACATATTTTAAGATAAACtatcttaataattaataagattGTATTTTGTTATTGCAAAAGGAAGTTAGCCATTTAGGACACCCTCGATTTTTAATGTTGTAAATAGTGGAAGCTCAATAAAGAGAAAtaagaagaattttttaaactctaaatttttttttttgaaattgaataaataatatttgattgatatttaaaatatttacatgaaaaaaaaactacaaaaataaattgcattgAAACGATCTTTTGTGATTGGTATTGAGGTTTGCGGGTAAACAGTAATCTACAACATGACCTGTTTACTTGCTCAATGCTGGTTGTTGGGTGATTGGAGTGTGTACTATGGTTTCTTTTCTATATTCTTCTGGCTTTATAGCTTTCCTACTAAAAcccactctttttctttttcaatttgcAAGCAATCGAGTATCTGTGCAAATTAAGATTTATTGTCCGGTAAAATATTCTTTACTTGCCATTTGGAGTTCTTGCCTGGATTTAGCTTTAGGTTTTTAataattgtttctcaaaaaaaaaaaaaaaaaaaagcgttaaGTTCTTAATTAAGTAGTAGACAGTGAACTATTAATAGCCTAT
This genomic stretch from Quercus lobata isolate SW786 chromosome 3, ValleyOak3.0 Primary Assembly, whole genome shotgun sequence harbors:
- the LOC115980194 gene encoding uncharacterized protein LOC115980194, producing the protein MDARLDTLSDELCQVNTCVSRIARRQAMRGGFTVASSPSPEASKDESDDGSNNADDAEDDDDASLRKKTTKKWVTFTIWTAYLLADWAASFAVGLVFDSEEKYNSGPDKVDDTGFLLVLWAPFLLLMVGGQDGITSFAVQDNELWLRHLIWLILQLSTTGFVFIQSVHQNRLWIPTLLLLLAGTIKYSERTIALYLASSDSFGTSVLKEPNPGPDYERLMRTYSHYEASNVPVQFVLSDEKKSQDYLACNVKEGALTDMEYLLYAHRFANMYRGLIVNLMFSSREHGESRNFFSRRDPNETLRILEIELNLFYDLLHTKVVVANSNLGQLVRCISFGLVVAALSLFHKEDKHGLKSFDVRLTYTLFFGVLGLDMVIYLIWMFSDWTIGSCFKSTRYVIRVLKILLQLKKSRWMQSDHRREEIASTPIISKRWSESLSQFNFIEFCCQESGSESEFRIMITKVLKYMHIKDFIEQKKIDIILMCNGSVEPLTRKLWQFIFDELLEKSRHVDDPEEAKRISSARGAWVLEDCYYEYSELMSYVKDVAYDESLLLWHIATELCYNTDEVEHSHIILDCDYYNARKLSKCLSDYMMYLLYQQPVLMSEVSGIAKQRFRDTLAEAQRFFSQRGRRPLAVDCEKILEVGTRFKPAHVKGNISKSALFDASTLAKELKKLGTQKWEVTSKVWVELLSYAASRSRGNGHVQQLSKGGELLTFVWLLMAHLGLRESWVETRIRTKLIVGK